A part of Ursus arctos isolate Adak ecotype North America chromosome X, UrsArc2.0, whole genome shotgun sequence genomic DNA contains:
- the RTL3 gene encoding LOW QUALITY PROTEIN: retrotransposon Gag-like protein 3 (The sequence of the model RefSeq protein was modified relative to this genomic sequence to represent the inferred CDS: inserted 3 bases in 2 codons; deleted 1 base in 1 codon; substituted 2 bases at 2 genomic stop codons): protein MVEISAAFYIALKLENKILQAQVKWLMEESVAPQAQIPELKMPQAAKEAEPLQKPSESQETQKPLENLDLPEAWECEEFPEVGLPQNLRDPQELPGWKPPAAQEHQEMPIVQDTQKPLEPLAAPESLGLPVIHEPPVPSLKAYRLSEVKRAQEPPDTQHVPVPQKPQNSEHQDLPNAQETQEAIERQETPTHLEPFKLPTLQESLETGVPHQPPDPLDAQEFLEPSAPQESLEVQRAALTSAASEFPQSPSGLEGEAFSIEYCLAFSGDAQKLSEFXVQLNSYMRVRGHLYPTEAAMVSFVGNWFSGEAGMCFXPLLDIQGALLEQYETPQYESFIEVLQDTLDSPENMEDASHRICQLCQWEDPVHQYVTHFHLXAQELNXNESILSIQFQEGLASSVPYDRSHTSPAATNLSDLITQYLEEKLSGKPDPNPQGASPSEERAGPESSLAENQPVLATSNSPHLSEAEQAHCCEGHLCLYCGLPGHFDRGCSVKPHRTQQVGNIEAQQ, encoded by the exons ATGGTAGAGATCTCAGCAGCCTTCTATATTGCTCTGAAATTGGAGAATAAAATT TTGCAGGCCCAAGTGAAGTGGCTGATGGAAGAAAGTGTTGCTCCACAGGCTCAGATCCCAGAGCTCAAGATGCCCCAAGCAGCCAAGGAGGCTGAACCACTCCAGAAGCCCTCAGAGTCCCAGGAAACCCAGAAACCCTTAGAAAACCTGGATCTCCCAGAAGCCTGGGAGTGCGAAGAATTCCCAGAAGTTGGGCTTCCCCAAAATCTCAGAGATCCCCAGGAGCTCCCAGGCTGGAagccccctgcagcccaggagcaCCAGGAAATGCCAATAGTCCAAGATACCCAGAAGCCCTTGGAACCCCTAGCAGCCCCAGAGTCCCTGGGGCTTCCAGTGATCCATGAGCCACCAGTGCCTTCACTG AAGGCCTACAGGCTCTCGGAAGTTAAGAgggcccaggagcccccagataCCCAGCATGTTCCGGTGCCCCAGAAGCCTCAGAATTCAGAGCACCAGGATCTTCCAAATGCCCAGGAGACCCAGGAGGCAATAGAACGCCAGGAGACCCCAACACACCTGGAGCCCTTTAAGCTTCCAACTCTCCAGGAGTCTCTGGAAACTGGAGTGCCCCACCAGCCTCCAGATCCTTTAGATGCTCAGGAGTTCCTAGAGCCCTCAGCACCACAGGAGTCCCTGGAGGTCCAAAGAGCTGCTTTGACATCAGCAGCTTCAGAGTTCCCACAGTCCCCCAGTGGGTTAGAAGGTGAAGCTTTCTCCATAGAATACTGTTTAGCCTTCAGCGGAGATGCTCAGAAGCTTTCTGAGT GGGTTCAGTTGAATAGTTACATGAGAGTCAGAGGACATCTGTATCCCACCGAAGCAGCTATGGTGAGCTTTGTTGGCAACTGGTTCTCAGGTGAGGCAGGAATGTGTTTTTAGCCCTTACTAGATATCCAAGGTGCCCTGCTGGAGCAATatgaaa cgccccaatatGAAAGTTTCATAGAAGTGCTCCAGGATACTCTTGACAGTCCAGAAAACATGGAAGATGCCAGTCACCGCATCTGTCAGCTTTGCCAATGGGAGGATCCTGTCCACCAGTATGTGACCCACTTCCATCT TGCTCAAGAGCTAAACTGAAATGAAAGCATTCTCAGCATCCAGTTTCAGGAAGGGCTTGCCAGTTCTGTCCCATATGATCGGTCTCACACAAGCCCAGCAGCAACCAACCTATCTGATCTGATCACTCAGTACCTAGAAGAGAAGCTAAGTGGTAAGCCTGATCCAAATCCACAAGGAGCAAGCCCCTCTGAGGAGAGAGCTGGGCCTGAGAGTTCACTAGCTGAAAACCAGCCTGTGCTAGCCACAAGCAATAGCCCACATCTCAGTGAAGCTGAACAGGCTCACTGCTGTGAAGGCCACTTGTGCCTCTACTGTGGTCTTCCTGGTCATTTTGACAGAGGTTGCTCTGTCAAGCCTCATCGTACACAGCAGGTGGGAAACATCGAGGCCCAGCAGTAA